In the genome of Streptomyces fagopyri, the window CCGGTGCGCGCGAGGAGGCCGGCCTGTACGCCTGGGTTCCGCCACAGGACTGGCAACGGGTGGCGCAGAGCGGCTCCGAGGTGCACTACACCTCGCCCGACAGCGCGCAGGAGATCGTGGCCAACGCGACCCCGGCCAGGGGCGACCTGCTGGCGCAGTGGCAGCAGGCGGAGGGAGACACCAGCAAGGGGCTGGACTACCGGCGGATCCGGCTGGAGCGGACGACGTTCCGGGGGGAGCCCGCGGTCGCCTGGGAGTACACCGTCATGGCCAAGGGCCGGCTCTGGCACGTGCGGCTGCTGGGCTTCCGGTCCGGTGGCACGTCGTACGAGATCAGCACCTGGTACCACCCGGACATCGAGGCGGCCGCGCTGCGTGTCTACGACGAGGTGAGGAACAGCTTCACACCGCTGTGAGCAGTGGGGGGCGGTCAGGAGCGGCCGAGAGTCGCTCTGCGCGAAGGGGCGGGGCCCGGCGGCACTGCCGCCGGGCCCCGCCCCTTCGCCGGATCCGTGGTGCTCAGCGGGCCTCGGACGAGACCTCGACCGGCACCGGGGTGTCCGCGGACTCCACGGCGGGAGCGCCGCGGCGCAGCCGCTGCCTGACCACCGCGATGGCTATCACCACGGCGGCGACGAGCAGCGACAGCAGCACCGTCTCGCGTCCGTCGTGCTCGGTGTCGGTCAGCATGTAACCGAGGACGAAGACGATCAGCGCGGCCGTGGCCCAGGTCAGGTACGGGTACAGCCACATCTTGACGACCAGCTTCTCCGGGGCCTCACGCTCGATGATCTTCCGCATCCGCAGCTGCGAGAAACAGATGACCAGCCAGACGAAGAGGGCGACCGCGCCGGAGGAGTTGACCAGGAAGAGGAAGACGGAGTCCGGGAACTTGTAGTTGAAGAAGACGGCGACGAAGCCGAAGACGACCGAGACGACGATCGCGGCGAGCGGCACACCGCGCGAGGTGGTCCTGGCGAAGGCCTTGGGCGCGTCCCCGCGCTGACCGAGCGAGAAGGCCATCCGGGAGGCCGTGTAGAGGCCGGAGTTGAGACAGGACAGCACGGACGTCAGCACGATGAAGTTCATGATCTGACCGGCGTGCGCGATGCCGAGGGAGTCGAGGGCCGCGACGTAGGAGCCCTTCTCCTTGATGGACGGGTCGTTCCAGGGCAGCAGGGCGACGACGACGAGGATCGAACCGAGGTAGAAGACGCCGATCCGCCAGATGATGCTGTTGGTGGATTTTGTGACGGCCCGCTGCGGGTTCTCGGACTCGCCGGCGGCGAGGGTCGCGATCTCGCTGCCCATGAAGGAGAAGACGACCAGGAGCACACCGGTGAGGATCGCGCCGGGGCCGTGCGGCAGGAAGCCGCCGTGGTCGCTCAGGTTCCCCAGTCCCGCCTTCTGCGCGTCGACACCGGGCAGTACACCGAAGATCGCGAGGCCGCCGACGATGACGAACGCGCCGATCGCCACGACCTTGATCCCGGCGAACCAGAATTCGAACTCACCGTACGAGCCGACCGAGACCAGGTTGGTCGCGGTGAGCACGATCATCACGATGAGCGCCCAGCCCCACTGCGGCACGGCGGGGACCCAGCCTTCGAGGATCGTGGCGCCGGCCGTCGCCTCGACGGCCAGGACGACCACCCAGAAGAACCAGTAGAGCCAGCCGATCGAGAAACCGGCCCAGCGCCCGAGCGCGCGGTCGGCGTGGGCGGAGAACGAACCGGAGGTCGGATTGGCGGCGGACATCTCGCCCAGCATCCGCATCACCAGCACCACGAGCGTGCCGACGAGGGCGTAGGAGAGCAGGATGCCCGGTCCCGCGGTGGCGATACCGGAGCTGGACCCCACGAAGAGGCCCGCACCGATGACTCCACCGATGGCGATCATGGTCAGATGACGGTTCTTGAGCCCGGCCTGGAGGCCCGAACCGGGTTCTCCGGGGCCTCCGGGGCCGTCGGCGGCCTTCGTGGGGGTCGGCTGCGAGGTCATGAGGGGGGATTCCTTTGCGCCGGTGAGCGGATTTCCCGTACTTCCGTCGGGGGTGAACTGCACGGATTTCTCGTACTTCCCGTACGAGCGGTGTACGGGACTCGTACGAGCGGTGTACGAGCCGGTCCAGTGAATCGGAGGCAAAGGAATTCGTGAACCTTTGAATCCGGATCGTTACTTGAGGTTTCCTTGAGGTTTTGTAGTTTTACTCACAGTTTTCCCTGGCGGCACCCGGCGAGGCCGATCCGAATCAGCCGTGTCACACTCGGACCATGCGCGTGTATCTCGGCTCCGATCATGCTGGTTTCGAACTCAAGAACCACCTCGTGGAGTGGCTCAAGGAGGCCGGCCACGAGCCCGTCGACTGCGGGCCCCTCGTCTACGACGCCCAGGACGACTACCCGCCGTTCTGCCTCCGCGCCGCGGAGCGCACGGCGGCCGACCCCGGGGCCCTCGGCATCGTGATCGGCGGTTCCGGCAACGGCGAGCAGATCGCGGCGAACAAGGTGGCGGGCGTCCGTGCCGTCCTCGCGTGGAGCGAGGAGACGGCCGCGCTGGGCCGCGAGCACAACAACGCCAACGTCGTCTCCGTGGGCGCCCGTATGCACTCCGAGGAAGAGGCGACCAAGTTCGTCGAGACCTTCCTCGGCACCCCGTTCTCCGACGAGGCCCGCCACGCCCGCCGCATCGACATGCTCTCGGTGTACGAGACCACCGGCGACCTCCCGCCGATCCCGCCCCACCACCCCCAGGCGTAGCCCCCACAAGACGGGCCGGACCACATCGTCCGGCCCGTCGGGAACCGTTCAGTCGGCCGGAACCACTCGGGCCGGCCGGACACCCTTGAGCACGGGCGGCCGTCTTCAACCCCTCGCGAACCATGCGGCGCGGCCCCGCACCGTCAGCCCGTCCGGCGTCTGAGGACGAGCCCGGTCCGCAACCATCCGGCGCGGGCCCGTGCACTTCAGCCCGTCCGGCGTTTGAGGACGAGCCCTTCGGGCGATGCGGGGGTCCAGGGGGCGCGGCCCCCGGGCGGGGGTTGGGGGCGCGGCCCCCGGGGATGGGACCGGGTAGGGGCGGCGGGGGCGAGAAAAGGCCCCACGCCCCAGATCGTCACAGGTACACACACCACAGGAGGACCCCGTGCCCGAGGGGCACACGATCCACCGCCTGGCCCAGGACTACGCGGGCGCCTTCACCGGCACCCCCACCCACGTCACCAGTCCCCAGGGCAAGTTCGCGGACGCCGCCGCCCTCCTCGACGGCACCCCCCTGGAATCCGCCGACGCCCACGGCAAGCACCTCTTCCTCGGCTTCCGCGCCTCCGAGTGGATCCACATCCACCTGGGCCTCTTCGGCAAGGTGACCTTCGGCGACGCCCCCGCCCCGCCCCCCACGGACACGGTCCGCCTCCGCCTCGCGAACCCCACGACGTACGTCGACCTCCGTGGCCCGACGACCTGCGCGCTGATCACCGGCGACGAGAAGCGGGCGATACACGCCCGGCTCGGCCCGGACCCCCTGCGTCCCGACGCGGACCCGTCGGCCGCCTACCGCCGTGTCTCCCGCAGCCGCACCACGATCGCCGCCCTCCTCATGGACCAGAAGATCATCGCGGGCGTGGGCAACGTCTACCGCGCCGAGGTCCTCTTCCGGCACGGCGTCGACCCGTACCGCGCGGGCAGGGACATCACCCCCGCCGAGTGGGACGCGCTCTGGACCGACCTCGTGGACCTGATGCGCGAGGGCGTGCGCAACAATCGCATCGACACGGTGCGTCCGGCACACGAGCCCGAGGCCATGGGCCGCCCGCCCCGCGTGGACGACCACGGCGGCGAGGTCTACGTGTACCGCAGGGCGAACCTGCCCTGCCACATCTGTGGCGGCGAGATCCGCACCGCCGGTCTCGCCGCCCGCAACCTCTTCTGGTGCCCGAACTGCCAGCACCGGTGACCCGGGGCCGGGGCCCGCGCCCCGGCCCCGGACCGCTCTAGAACCCGTGCGGCAGCCACGGCGCGACCGCCGACGAGAAGGCCACCGAGGCCTCCGCCAGCGCCCCCTGCCGCAGCTCCCGCACCCGCCCGGCCGCCGCGAGCGACACCAGGGACACCCCACCGAGATACGCCGCCCCCAACTCCCGTACGGACAGCGCGAGATCGGCGGGCTCCCGGGTCGGCACGCAGGTCGCGCCCTTCGCGTCACCGGTGAGCCGCCAACGCCCCTCGTTCCAGGGGCAGAACGCGTCCTCGACCTCGAACACCACGTCCACCGGCGCCTGGTACGTCCGTGCCTCCAGCGCGGCGTCGACATCGACGAGCCGTACGTGCAGCGCGTCCAGCGACCGCACGGCGCAGCGCCGGATGTCCGACACCATGTGCTGCCACGACTCGTCCACCGGGCGCCCCCGGGTGCGCAGCGTCGTCGTCAGGTCGAGGTCGAAGAGCAGCCGCCACAACGCGGCGTCCGCCGCCGGGTCCAGCGCCTGGAGCTCGTCGAGGACGACGGTGGCCCGGGGCCCGGCGTGGTCGTGATCCGGTTTGATCCGGTACCGGGCGTAGCCGACCACCTCGCCGTCCCGCTCGGCGACCACGCACTGCAGGGGCGACGCCCCGCCCCGCTCGCCCTCCGGGTCGAGCACCATGACCCGCTCCCAGCCGGGCCGCCGCGCCAGCATGCCGGGCCGCCCCGGAACCGTCCGTGCGTACACCGACTCACAGGCGTCGAGGACGTCGGCCGGCGCGGCGAACCGCAGGCGTACGTCATCGGTGCCGGGCGGTACGGACAGCCGTACCCGGGTCGTGTCGATCTCGGCGCGGTGCTGGTACGTCGCGATGCCGTAGCCGAACCGGCCGTAGATCGCCGGCTCCGACGCGGTCAGGACGGCGAGCGGCTCGCCCCAGGAGCGGATGTCGTCCAGCTGCCGTCGCATCATCGCCGTCAGCAGCCCGCGCCGCCGGTGCGTGGCCGCGACGCTCACCATCGTGATGCCCGCCGCCGGTACGGAGGCGCCGCCGGGGACCGTGACCCGGAAGGAGAACGCCCCCGCGGTGCCCACGCACCGGTCGTCCTCCCAGATTCCCAGGGAACGGTCGTATTCTGTGAGCTCGGCCCACAGCTCGCGCTCCTCGGACGACTCCGGCACGCCCCCGAACGCGCGAACCAGATTGTCGTACCACGCATCCCACTCGGGCTGCCGCAGCACCCGCAAGTCAGTCGTCATGAGCCATGCCTACCAGGGCGATGCGGTACGAGCGAGAGAATTTTCCACCGGCCGCGGGGGGTGTGTGCCGTGACCTTCCCCATGGGGCTCCCCGTGCAGTTCACTGTGCGGTTCACTGTGATGTTGAGCGCTCGGACGGGGGACAAGTGGGACCTCCCGTGCCAAGCACCTGGTCCGATGGATAGGGTCCCGAACTAATGGCAGCAGGACGAGGGCGGCGCGCGGCGGCCGAGACGTTCACGGCCCGGTTGAAGAAGCAGTGGCACCGGGCCCGCACCGGCCTGCGCAGATCCGCCGTGGACTACTTCCGCGGGGACGGTTCCGACTGGATCGCCCTGGCCGGCCTGCTGCTCACGATTCCGGTGATCGCGGCGACCACTCTGGTCAACTCGGTCTGGTGCTCGCCTGCCGCGCTGGTCCTCCCGATCGTGGCGGGCGGCCTCCTGCTGCGCCCCGCGAGCCTGCTGGGTCTCTACGCGGCCGCCGCCACCGCGCTGATAGTGGAGTCCGTGAAACTCGGCCCGTACACGGAGGGCCCGTCCCGGGTGACCCCCGGTGTGGTCCTCGTCGTCGCGGCCTGTGGCTTCTTCGGCCTGCTGATCGCGCAGTTCCGCAGCCGCGTGGGCGTGCCCTGGCGGCGCGGCGGCACCATGCTCTTCGACCTGCGCGAGCGCATCCGGGTCCAGAGCAA includes:
- a CDS encoding amino acid permease — encoded protein: MTSQPTPTKAADGPGGPGEPGSGLQAGLKNRHLTMIAIGGVIGAGLFVGSSSGIATAGPGILLSYALVGTLVVLVMRMLGEMSAANPTSGSFSAHADRALGRWAGFSIGWLYWFFWVVVLAVEATAGATILEGWVPAVPQWGWALIVMIVLTATNLVSVGSYGEFEFWFAGIKVVAIGAFVIVGGLAIFGVLPGVDAQKAGLGNLSDHGGFLPHGPGAILTGVLLVVFSFMGSEIATLAAGESENPQRAVTKSTNSIIWRIGVFYLGSILVVVALLPWNDPSIKEKGSYVAALDSLGIAHAGQIMNFIVLTSVLSCLNSGLYTASRMAFSLGQRGDAPKAFARTTSRGVPLAAIVVSVVFGFVAVFFNYKFPDSVFLFLVNSSGAVALFVWLVICFSQLRMRKIIEREAPEKLVVKMWLYPYLTWATAALIVFVLGYMLTDTEHDGRETVLLSLLVAAVVIAIAVVRQRLRRGAPAVESADTPVPVEVSSEAR
- a CDS encoding ribose-5-phosphate isomerase — its product is MRVYLGSDHAGFELKNHLVEWLKEAGHEPVDCGPLVYDAQDDYPPFCLRAAERTAADPGALGIVIGGSGNGEQIAANKVAGVRAVLAWSEETAALGREHNNANVVSVGARMHSEEEATKFVETFLGTPFSDEARHARRIDMLSVYETTGDLPPIPPHHPQA
- a CDS encoding GNAT family N-acetyltransferase, which translates into the protein MTTDLRVLRQPEWDAWYDNLVRAFGGVPESSEERELWAELTEYDRSLGIWEDDRCVGTAGAFSFRVTVPGGASVPAAGITMVSVAATHRRRGLLTAMMRRQLDDIRSWGEPLAVLTASEPAIYGRFGYGIATYQHRAEIDTTRVRLSVPPGTDDVRLRFAAPADVLDACESVYARTVPGRPGMLARRPGWERVMVLDPEGERGGASPLQCVVAERDGEVVGYARYRIKPDHDHAGPRATVVLDELQALDPAADAALWRLLFDLDLTTTLRTRGRPVDESWQHMVSDIRRCAVRSLDALHVRLVDVDAALEARTYQAPVDVVFEVEDAFCPWNEGRWRLTGDAKGATCVPTREPADLALSVRELGAAYLGGVSLVSLAAAGRVRELRQGALAEASVAFSSAVAPWLPHGF
- a CDS encoding Fpg/Nei family DNA glycosylase yields the protein MPEGHTIHRLAQDYAGAFTGTPTHVTSPQGKFADAAALLDGTPLESADAHGKHLFLGFRASEWIHIHLGLFGKVTFGDAPAPPPTDTVRLRLANPTTYVDLRGPTTCALITGDEKRAIHARLGPDPLRPDADPSAAYRRVSRSRTTIAALLMDQKIIAGVGNVYRAEVLFRHGVDPYRAGRDITPAEWDALWTDLVDLMREGVRNNRIDTVRPAHEPEAMGRPPRVDDHGGEVYVYRRANLPCHICGGEIRTAGLAARNLFWCPNCQHR